One Schlesneria paludicola DSM 18645 DNA segment encodes these proteins:
- a CDS encoding nuclear transport factor 2 family protein: MWFTENPWPPIVIAGLCALVSFAFWNRDRRNLYFAVGFLLLAATGAIYAVERAIVTEGERLQGDVALMCDQFRRRDPRTLDHFSDTSPEWKEICRTAMGMVEVRDDLRLTDLHTTFTNEKSSATVHFRANATISAMGMTAHHPFRCLLTYQKEGGQWKIVNVERLDPIKGDKMEVMEHR, encoded by the coding sequence ATGTGGTTCACGGAAAATCCCTGGCCTCCGATTGTGATTGCCGGTCTGTGTGCTTTGGTCAGTTTCGCGTTTTGGAATCGCGACCGGCGAAATCTGTATTTTGCGGTCGGTTTTCTGCTCTTGGCGGCGACGGGAGCCATTTACGCCGTTGAGCGGGCGATTGTGACGGAGGGGGAGCGGCTTCAAGGCGATGTGGCACTGATGTGCGACCAGTTCCGTCGACGTGACCCGCGGACTTTGGACCATTTCTCGGATACGTCGCCTGAATGGAAGGAGATCTGTCGGACCGCCATGGGGATGGTGGAAGTTCGTGATGATTTACGTCTGACCGACTTGCACACCACATTCACGAACGAGAAGTCCAGCGCGACGGTGCATTTTCGTGCGAATGCCACCATTTCTGCGATGGGAATGACTGCACATCACCCTTTTCGGTGCCTGCTGACGTATCAAAAAGAGGGCGGGCAGTGGAAAATTGTGAACGTGGAACGGCTCGATCCGATCAAAGGCGACAAAATGGAAGTCATGGAACATCGTTGA
- a CDS encoding Trx7/PDZ domain-containing (seleno)protein yields the protein MCNRSVSCVMLLLVIAGQAIAEDSLRTRLNDTHADQADVWVYNDLRQGMADAKKQNKPLFVTFRCVPCKDCAAFDADVANGNQAVLKLARDRFVSVRQVEMKGVDLSLFQFDYDLNWAGIFLNPDGVIYARYGTQSSEGADAYNSIDGLLATMNRVLELHANYPENREELDDKRGPVKPIASALELPGLRNRPKYAEQTTKQNCIHCHNIHDAEHQQALDEGRYSWKMMWKYPLPERIGVKIDRRDGVKITEVVAGSAAATAGLVVGEDIVRMEGQRVTSIADIQWVLHHRPGTATQVIVETNRSGSHTLKLADDWKRDDFSWRASMWNAPPRFQAWAPALPDAGRAKLGIPESDSALEVRWINRPSAGGLQAVADGLRENDVIVGVGGKTLRWNTRQFNAGLKQEYRVGDVLPLTVLRDGRREELMIKLVE from the coding sequence ATGTGCAATCGGTCGGTTTCCTGCGTGATGCTGCTTCTCGTGATTGCCGGTCAGGCGATCGCCGAGGATTCGTTGCGAACCCGTTTGAATGATACGCATGCCGATCAGGCCGACGTTTGGGTCTACAACGATCTGCGGCAGGGGATGGCCGATGCGAAGAAACAGAATAAGCCGCTGTTCGTGACCTTTCGCTGTGTTCCGTGTAAGGACTGTGCCGCGTTCGATGCCGATGTGGCGAATGGCAACCAGGCGGTGCTCAAGCTGGCCCGAGACCGGTTCGTGTCGGTCCGCCAGGTTGAGATGAAAGGTGTCGACCTGTCGCTGTTTCAGTTTGACTATGACTTGAACTGGGCGGGGATCTTTTTGAATCCCGACGGCGTGATTTACGCCCGATATGGAACGCAAAGCAGCGAAGGGGCCGACGCGTATAACTCGATTGACGGATTACTCGCGACGATGAATCGAGTGCTCGAACTGCATGCGAATTATCCAGAAAATCGCGAAGAACTGGACGACAAGCGGGGTCCGGTCAAGCCCATTGCGAGTGCACTGGAACTTCCCGGACTGCGAAATCGACCGAAGTATGCCGAGCAGACGACGAAGCAGAATTGCATTCACTGCCACAACATTCACGATGCCGAACATCAGCAGGCTCTCGATGAAGGACGGTATTCCTGGAAGATGATGTGGAAGTATCCGCTGCCGGAACGAATCGGGGTGAAGATCGACCGGCGTGACGGCGTCAAAATTACCGAAGTGGTGGCCGGTTCGGCGGCCGCGACGGCGGGGCTTGTTGTGGGAGAAGACATTGTGCGAATGGAAGGTCAACGCGTGACCTCAATCGCCGACATCCAATGGGTACTCCATCACCGACCGGGAACCGCGACGCAGGTCATTGTGGAAACCAATCGATCGGGATCACACACGCTGAAGCTTGCCGACGATTGGAAACGCGATGATTTTTCCTGGCGTGCATCCATGTGGAATGCTCCACCACGTTTTCAGGCGTGGGCACCTGCCTTGCCCGATGCGGGACGGGCCAAGCTGGGAATCCCCGAATCCGATTCGGCGCTTGAAGTTCGCTGGATCAATCGCCCCAGTGCGGGTGGTCTGCAGGCGGTTGCGGATGGATTAAGGGAAAATGACGTGATTGTGGGGGTCGGGGGGAAAACGTTGCGATGGAACACGCGACAGTTCAACGCCGGTCTCAAACAGGAGTATCGCGTCGGTGATGTTTTGCCGCTGACCGTGCTCCGCGATGGCCGCCGAGAAGAGTTGATGATCAAGCTGGTTGAGTAG
- the truD gene encoding tRNA pseudouridine(13) synthase TruD encodes MKLKSLPEDFEVEELSDFSLDGGQFAVYLLIKRSLGTPEAVTAISERWNIPRRAIGYGGLKDKHATTRQWITIQRGPRRDLREESFSLEYQGQASRHFGPHDISANRFYIVLRNLTEAAAQKIVGERELVSRFGVPNYYDDQRFGSLGESGEFIAKPWCQGNYERALWLAIAEPNTHDRPRDRDEKEIVRRYWGEWQSCKSLLDKSSRRSVITYLVDHPTRFRDAFALQRQDLRSIWLAAFQSDLWNRCLAETLREIVQPDRLWSVPLATSNAPFFDELADDETAMLSDCTLPLPSARLHLEEGRLLDLYERVAGEQGLALRELRVKYPRDSFFSKGERSAVVKPDQLRIDLSGRDELNVGRQRVTLQFVLPRGSYATILVKRLTHT; translated from the coding sequence ATGAAGCTCAAAAGCTTGCCCGAAGATTTCGAAGTCGAAGAACTCAGCGATTTTTCGTTGGATGGCGGGCAGTTCGCGGTCTACCTGCTCATTAAGCGGTCGCTGGGGACTCCCGAGGCGGTGACGGCGATCTCGGAACGCTGGAATATTCCCCGGCGGGCGATTGGATACGGCGGTCTCAAGGACAAGCACGCTACGACGCGGCAATGGATCACGATTCAACGGGGACCGCGGCGCGATCTGCGGGAAGAGAGCTTCTCGCTGGAGTACCAGGGGCAGGCCAGTCGTCACTTTGGCCCGCACGACATCTCGGCGAATCGCTTTTACATTGTCTTACGGAACCTGACGGAAGCGGCCGCACAGAAGATTGTCGGCGAGCGTGAGTTGGTTTCGCGGTTCGGTGTACCGAACTACTACGACGACCAGCGGTTCGGCTCACTGGGGGAATCCGGCGAGTTCATCGCGAAACCCTGGTGCCAGGGGAATTACGAACGAGCTCTCTGGCTGGCGATCGCCGAGCCGAATACGCACGATCGACCTCGTGATCGGGATGAAAAAGAGATTGTCAGGCGCTATTGGGGCGAGTGGCAGTCCTGTAAGTCACTACTCGACAAGTCGTCGCGACGCAGTGTCATTACCTATCTCGTTGATCATCCGACACGTTTCCGCGACGCCTTTGCCTTGCAGCGGCAGGATCTTCGCAGCATCTGGCTGGCGGCATTTCAAAGTGATCTGTGGAATCGGTGCCTTGCCGAAACACTTCGGGAGATCGTCCAGCCGGACAGGCTGTGGTCCGTGCCACTCGCTACGTCGAATGCGCCGTTCTTTGATGAACTGGCGGATGACGAAACAGCGATGCTCAGCGATTGCACGCTTCCGCTTCCGTCCGCCCGGCTGCATCTTGAGGAGGGGCGGTTGCTCGATCTTTACGAACGCGTGGCCGGTGAGCAGGGGTTGGCGCTGCGTGAGCTACGGGTGAAGTATCCGCGAGACAGCTTCTTCTCGAAGGGAGAACGATCCGCGGTCGTGAAGCCAGACCAGCTTCGAATCGACCTGTCTGGTCGTGATGAATTGAATGTCGGGCGGCAGCGAGTCACGCTGCAGTTCGTGCTTCCCCGAGGATCGTACGCGACCATTCTGGTGAAGCGTTTGACGCACACGTGA
- a CDS encoding hemolysin family protein, producing the protein MPSWVVEFCVILLLALLNGFFAAAEIAILTARRGRLEQWANDGDSASLVALNLAKDADRFLPTVQVGITLVGTFASAFAGARLQIPLQTLFASAPLSWARDHSEGLAITAVVCGVSFLQLILGELVPKRIAFQNAEPLARFVAYPMMFLQRGSRPVIWFLQATTRLVLRVLGQQVDQQPTVSVEDIQHLISAGTEAGLLEESEQKVAMEALRLGDRTVSEILRPRIDIDALDLDTPSSEVVGALAMSGFSRIPVCEGTIDHIVGFVYLKDVFLQQYLGRPIDLRRMIRKPLFIPKSITITRLLELFRQHKTQLAIVLDEYGGTQGMVTLEDVLEMLVGDIHDEHRHGRDGDDHDPDIVVREDGSLSVDGLSNLHELEKALDVSRWSEPVPRGVGTVSGLVLGLLKRPPKIGDVMEWNDLRIEIVDMDGPKIDRLLIQQLNEKKDAEKKDSEKESDETESKMGE; encoded by the coding sequence GTGCCGAGTTGGGTTGTAGAGTTTTGTGTGATCCTGCTGTTGGCGTTGTTGAACGGATTCTTCGCCGCCGCTGAGATTGCAATCCTGACAGCCCGTCGTGGACGCCTCGAACAGTGGGCGAACGATGGCGACAGTGCTTCTCTGGTAGCACTCAATCTGGCAAAGGATGCCGATCGATTCTTGCCGACGGTCCAAGTGGGGATCACGCTGGTCGGAACCTTTGCGTCGGCGTTTGCCGGGGCTCGGTTGCAGATTCCTTTGCAGACCTTGTTTGCGTCAGCCCCCCTTTCGTGGGCGCGCGATCACAGCGAAGGACTGGCGATCACAGCCGTCGTGTGCGGCGTCTCGTTTCTCCAACTGATTCTGGGCGAGCTGGTTCCCAAACGGATTGCGTTTCAGAACGCAGAGCCCCTGGCACGGTTCGTCGCCTATCCGATGATGTTTCTGCAGCGCGGATCACGACCGGTGATCTGGTTCCTGCAAGCGACCACGCGGCTGGTGCTGCGTGTGCTGGGACAACAGGTGGACCAGCAGCCAACGGTTTCGGTCGAAGATATTCAGCATTTGATTAGTGCCGGGACCGAAGCGGGCTTGCTGGAAGAATCCGAGCAAAAAGTCGCGATGGAGGCTTTGCGCCTGGGTGATCGCACGGTCAGTGAAATCCTGCGTCCACGCATCGACATTGATGCGCTGGATCTGGATACCCCCTCGAGCGAGGTGGTTGGGGCCCTGGCGATGTCGGGGTTCTCACGGATTCCCGTGTGCGAAGGAACGATCGACCACATCGTCGGCTTTGTCTACTTGAAGGATGTCTTCCTGCAGCAGTATCTGGGGCGTCCGATCGATTTACGCAGGATGATTCGAAAGCCGCTGTTCATTCCCAAATCGATCACCATCACCCGATTGCTCGAACTGTTCCGACAACACAAAACGCAATTGGCGATTGTATTGGACGAGTATGGTGGAACTCAGGGAATGGTGACACTGGAAGATGTGCTCGAAATGCTGGTAGGCGACATTCATGACGAACATCGTCATGGCAGGGATGGTGACGACCACGATCCCGATATTGTCGTACGAGAAGACGGCAGCCTGTCCGTGGATGGCTTGTCGAACCTGCACGAGCTCGAAAAGGCGCTGGATGTGTCTCGCTGGTCCGAACCGGTTCCGCGCGGCGTCGGCACCGTCTCGGGACTCGTGCTGGGACTGCTGAAGCGTCCGCCCAAAATCGGCGATGTGATGGAGTGGAACGATTTGCGGATTGAGATCGTGGATATGGACGGTCCGAAGATCGATCGACTGTTGATCCAGCAGCTCAATGAGAAAAAAGACGCGGAAAAGAAAGACAGCGAGAAGGAAAGCGACGAGACCGAATCCAAAATGGGGGAGTAA